The window TGAATCTGTCCTGATGTTCGATCAgtctgtttctttttcttgtcTGGGTACGCTCTCTGGTGAGTtgactctatcatcagggctctGTCCAGTGTCTCTATGTAAGATGAGTTCTCAAAATCGACAAGCTTTACTTgtagatgtccatccagtccctgaataaactgttGCATACGGGAACCGTCCTCAGCAACTAGTTCTGGATAAAATCTGGCCAACCAATTAAACTCCGCATTGTACTTTGTCACCGAGcgattgttctgtcgcagactcagaaaatcctaacggcaagtcatctgatatgcccgtgggaagtagcggctctcaaaagcctctctgaatatgacccaggtgatgttctgcgtgcctatgatggaacgctgcgaaacccaccaggtgtcggcctcattccgtaaatggaaagcagtcagctctgctttctcccactcggagcaagccatgtagaagaaggtccgctccatggtctctatccaggactgggccacactcggatcaatctctcctcggaagagtgtgaatcgactcttcatcgactctggcAATGCTGGGATTCGAGCTCGTGCTGCTACAATATCTATGAGGTGGGTAGGGGTCGATGCGGGAACTGATGGAATTCCTGGAGTTGGTGCTACAGGTAGTACCGCTGGATAGAGCAGGGGAGGTACTCTCGATGTTGCTGCATAAATTGGGGCATATACCACTGGTGGTACTATAGGGTCGATATAAGTGCCACGACTGGAGatacggtaggtggtggtaccggaaatggaGTAACTGGTACCGCTGGTGCgggtgctgggtacactgtaggcactgggggcacaggtgatgctggtgtcgggtacacggtaggtccaggCGGCGGTGGTGCTGGGTACGTCACAGGCTCTGCTGGTGGAGGTATCGAGTTTACCACGGGTGGTACAATGTGTACGGTATGGGTGGGTACCTCCAACGAAGCCACCGGAGTCTGAGAGTCTGACGCACTGGCAATatcttgagtctgtccctgaccggtAGGCTCAACCCTAGTAAGCATCTCTGACAAGTCCAGAGATTCtaaagtcctcttacgtggtcgtccagcaccacgtctcgacgCAGTTGTatgtgtagatctcctcatatctcttaagttataactcagatattactacaagtataaaaattataaaattacctttatacctaTTTGTCATCTAGAGATGTTCCGTCACTGTCCAATCCCCATATATAACCTCGAAATCTCGTACGAGAAAAATCGATGAAAATCCATACGAATCCAAAACGGAATTTTGAAATATAAtcataacggaaatccgtacaaatccgaaaatacaaATTTGACTagcaaacttggctctgataccaaataaattagtatcagattaACACGTAAAACCAAAATACGAAAACCAAGCATCCaaaacctgactctgataccaaataaattgtcacgcccgggggagtccctgccaaaagaaatttcggcagcatctcccctgtacgggtgacaatatgaaacttcctacaacatATTCAtactcggccaacacggccagaaCAGTATATATGATAACAtaccatgcagtttaatagtaaaactaaactaatgcaacgataaggaaaatcatctcaaaaatcctactcaactacactcataaagctcaaaacttatatcctcCTCAACTACatccataaaacacaaatcacaacgacgcaaataaaattaactcacctcttctaccgtccaAGCAAGCTTAtagcagaacatatccaaataaatatataaagaaaatccatcgacaaataaAAGACCATACAGTAATCCATAAAACAAAACTAGTACAAGTCTAAAACGTAGTCTATATAGCATCATAAGAAAAACCAAATGACCAAATAAATATCCTCGTGATCTGTAGAGGGGACTAACGACTGGAgatctccggacagcctcaacctaaaatggtaatatcaacggggtgagtcaacttctcagcgggtaactactaacatgcatagtaagaaataatcaATAGCAATAgttatgcatacagtctcctgatataggaatgataaatgcaaactgaaatatataggagaaaaattatactaaccaggacctggtgtatggataatagaccgagaggtatagaaatcctgtatgcatgtcaagcatatgcatccaccaaatatgcagcaaacacaagcaatcaaTGCATCCGTGCGTATGaggccaatgacatgtcctggtcacccctactgccagtcagtcatctcacacaggatggtgagaccgagtgggtagggatgtgacaaccgtgcactctgtcatcactgcttctgagtgaccgagtagacggaatgttatcggagtacacctatcctccttatcccaaatcataagtgggggagctcaatgctctcatctccttgagcAAGTCCAAAGAGGGATCCCTGTCGGctatcacgctgcgtcacactacccataagtGGACTAACGGAGCTAAATAGAGCAAAACTATCTGTcggctaccacactgcgtcacaAGACCAGCAGAGCCTAACAAAACAGAACTGTCTGCCGGTTATCatgagtcaccggaccagcggagactaacagcagaactgctacacaccctgcctgacataccactaacccatgagtggtggtgtgtgcagatctatgtaactgccgatgtgctcaacaataatggagtcgactatcgcacaacatgcaatcatgcgagatggtgcatgacacgaagcatggaaatatcctgatcatgtccatctctacataatgtgtaccataggataaaTAGATCCAATCGATGGTCTAGGTACACGGGGCagatatggtataaaaacctaggtcctgaacataataaggcatggttatgtcactactcctataagcatatataatcagGTGGGTACTAACATGATATGCAAAACAGGCCATGTAAGCAAaaacaaacatgtaacaggtatccggtagtgataAACCGATACAGAtatgaaacataatcattactacttattaaaaactactatgcatatcaaaatagataagtcaaggtacccatcTCCAATAAGAGAATCTTATCCAAAATAgctccctcgtcgagacaccgtctcgagtcAAAGTCATGTgacaaacaaaatatatatatatatatatatatattatttagctaaattcatataaatagctaaataaaatctctaaccctaaattagagtaaaatcctaatcaacacataaacaaATACCTAATTCACACTTAACCAATTTGTATCAAAttcccctacaccttacctcaattcatagCCGATAAGGTTGCTGGTTGGAGTGCTGCCGGCAAGGAAACACTACTGGAATCTATCTCTTTGCCCTGATCACTTGCTGTCCACCAACCAGATACCCTAGTACACAGAACCTCACCTCCTGGGATTCCTCCCTTCTGTTCGATTCAAGGTGGAACCAAGAAATAGAGATCACTAATCCAAAACAACACGTAGCAATCATACCCTAATAGCTCATTGATGGAAACAACCAGGGATGCTTACCGTGTGTGAAATGGAAGCTAGAACACAAGACAGTAGATCCAAGCAGGCGATGAAGAGGAAAGGTCGAGGCTAGGGCTAGGACCCCCTTCTAGATCGAAGATCTGCTCACACGAAGCAGTGATCCGAATGCAAGGCACCGGCGACAAACCTAGGGCACGATTTAAAGAGaatcaagagaagaaaaagaatcaCTAACTGTGCTAGGGTACGATTCGGTGGAAATCAAGAGAAGAGGAAGATTCGTTTAAAATTAGCATACCTACGTCGGCGATCGagtggatctggatcgatccagtggcgtCGGGAGTCAGTTAAAGAAGACGTGACGTCGTGTCTGCAACCCGAAGAGAAATAGCGTCGGCCGGATCTGAGCTTATGATGTTGACGCCGGCAGAAGAAGATCGCTGGAGCTAGAAGTCCCACTCCCGTCGGCGTTGACTCGTCCGCAAGAGAGAGAGGGAACAGAGAAGAAGAAGGGACGAAGAacagaggggagatcggggaagagagGTCGGGATCGCGGTGATTTGGGGAAAAGCGGCTGGCGGGgaagaattgaagaagaagaagaagaagaagaagaagaaggagatgcaAGAAAACCCTCTGTCGCGGCTTTAATCGCAAGGAAGTAACCGTcgcgtgcggcgccggttaggaaaGGGAGGAAACGGCGTCGCGACGgggttgaaagaaaaaaaaaaaagaaaataaaaagaaaaaggaaaatcaacttttcctcgtttaaatggggtagcctaaacaagttTTCCCGAGACCAAatatttgatccccttaaacttgccatacgagctctgaaaaattttcagaaaatttctaaaaattttgaaaaatttccttatggttattcacccatttttggtattttacatagagaattttgaacatgtagaaatttttaaagtttgtgtatgttcctttaacatttcattttctatttttagtttatCGAAATTCTCTAATTGACTAGCTATTGCTAGAGTTCCTTTTAACTTATTATTCtctgttaataattttttattttctatttctgatTTACAAGAATcttttgacaatatttttatcaaattaaacaaTTGGTTAAGGATAGAGACCGTACCTGGCTTACCTTGTCGACTTCTGATGCTACCCCTATAGAGCTGCTTTCCTCCGACATTGTTCCCCCTTCATTGacgctctcaatgctcatttctgaaGAAATTTCTATATATTTAGGTAGGTACTCGGTTATGAGAGCAGTTTCGGCAATTTCCTCATTTTCTGCTTCTGATAACGACTCGGAgttcatcgaggagttggattcggctacttttggttcttcataaagctttaagaacttttcccaaagttcttttgcattctCGTAATTGCCGATTCTGTCGACATCTTGGGCAGGCAAAACGCTAagaaggtggaactcagccttaccTTTAGCCATGAAGTTGTTGCGTTACTTTTCAATCCATCGATGCTTCTcaatttcttttccttctttgttCTTGGGCATATCAAAATCATACTTAAATGTTAGCGAaatattaaaatcagttttaaaatatacctccatccgacgtttccaaaaagtgaactccccctcaaatactggtgggtagatgctcggtccggccatctcgtgtgcttcattcggcggttagtGCTAGCTCctaaagcgtccttgctctgatactacttgttagaacccttggcggccgactagaggggatgaatagcccctgcacaaaaataaaacaaaaaaaactttcTCAGATTTAGAACTTtataaatctaacacttgcataagtataataaagaaactaaaagacagaggcaccaagaatttacttggttacaaccggggaggttgttaatccaaggaagtaaagcgcattaatttctcctttaggcgaagaagcctctttacagcactGACAGCACATAATCAGAGAGctaaatagaaaactaaaagcgtacaagtgttgtttcatagTTTCTTGTTGTTGTTAGCTTCTGGGACCAGGGCTGTTTATATAGCCCtgttcggggcgcctagaagcaTTCCAGATGCCTGGAAGCATTCCAGACGCCTGGAAtaggatagaaatctatcccagACGCAATGGTCAAAAGCCACATCGATCTAGATAAAAGTCgggttccaggcgctcggaatggtttCGGGTGCCCCGGACTAGTCCGGGCTCCCCGACCTGCTCCAAGTGCCCCGAActgatccgggcgccccggactaatCCGAGCGCCCCAACTTGGTCCGGGTGCCCCGGGCATCAGAAGTCAGCTTTTTGCTAACTTTGGGTCTGGGCCTCCTTCTTCGGTTCCGCTTGCttcggttcgggtcttccgctccggctccactcgtttgagtgatttcaaccatccggaatagggttcacccgaacctaactttcaGCCTTCACGAGCaaacttctgctccggcttctcgtccctcggaatcactgcttgcttccttctcgtccgccagcgtactcttccacatctTTTCATCCCTCGGACAGTTACGTCTTTTGCTCCTTAAGCAATCTTCTACTCCAACTTTTGATCCCTCGaaaacaccgcacgctcccttctcatcTGCCGGTGTATTAttctgcaacacctcgtccctcagacgcaccgagcccgtcggctctctcccgtgtagTCCTTCTCagtagctgcgtctttcgctcgacgcCCTGTGcccctaagttcctgtacacttagacacaaggttaaacacaacatgacctaatttaacttatttaatcacatcaaaactaccttggggtaccaatacAAGCATCTTCCATCATCCTGCGCCTTTAGGATGCTTCCAAGCCCatgactcctcatccttgcgcttgccttcaagtgCTTCCTTCAGCTTCATCATGCTAAGTCTCTTTTCTCCAAGAGGTCGTACCTTTGGGACTTCACCCGTCAAGACTATCTTCTTATACTTTCCTTTGTACCTGCTTACTCaatatttatgttagatcacCAACCTTGCTTAACTTAAACTTGTTTGACCAAACATCAAAAGTAAATAATGCCTGGAGCAAGATTACACCAACAGGCTTCTGAGCAAGTCACTgcatgcgcttcccgatttatcctagtgGTCGGTGAGAAACTTCCGTGGGGCTTGAGCGGTCACCCCCAGGGATGGTCAACGAGACTaattgggattatcattttttttagctATAGTCAATAGTAATTTACCTCTTTCTCCGTGTTAGCCTAGAGACGATTGACAGGGGTGTTGGTCCGAACGAATCACCTTTTACCCTATGCTTTATAATTGACATCTACATTCGTTATATACGTGGCAAAAGTTGAAATACTCACCTTCACGACCCTTGGGGGTGACCTCATACTTTCTAAAGTGAAATGGGATAAATGATGAGGGATTTAAGAAATTCATTGGGAATTTATCTTGATGGTATCATCCTAGTATAAATCTAGTTCGGATCTTCTGGATCCTAAATCTCATGATCCCCTCCAAAATGATAAATTTCATGTCATTTTATTTACGCTCATAGTACAAAAATATTGATAAATTGATATTATTTTAAGCTTAGGTTCAGTGTGATGTTCTTTGATAAAATATAGACATTTATAAAAGTTGGGGGTTGTTTTTAGCTTTTTTCGTCGAAATGTGCAAGCTTATGTTCAATGTGGCATTCTTTACTAAAATTTAGGTTAGCGTAAACGAAACGACATCTGAAATGTGTCGTTTTGGAGGGGACCATGGTTTAGGGTCCAAGAGATTCAAACTGATATAAATCATATGCGTCAATCAATAGAAAATATATATGGACTTATATGTGGAATACCCACATGGAGAATATGAAAGtcacattaaaaagtaaaaatatattattatttaattaagaatctgAACCATTTAATACCAACTCTCAGTTGATTTAGTGAAGTCCAAAATTAAGTTACATTAATGTCATTTTTTCACACCGTAAATAATTTCAAAGATTATTAGTAATTTCAACTTCTTATCTTTCTCAAGTTACACAAGCATAACCTAATTTTTACTATCTGCATTACTTCTTCTCACCGTCTTAATCCTCATTGGTTCTTTATCATTCTCTCCTCCCCTCTCCAATTTTTGCTACAGTTTTCTCCTTATCCTTTTTATATCACAACGCACTATCTATTTCGATTCTTCTGCATATCTACATATCAATATAGTCATATCAATCCATCTATATCTtatcaattttttagaaaaaatcacAACCACATGTATCCATCTTTGTATCTCATCGATTATCTCATTGATTCTTCAGATGATATAAGATATTCTCAGTATAACTTGAGGTATAATTAATAGCTTAATTTCTACTTTATTTTTGGATtaagattttttataaaataatcatACTAGCAttgaataatattatttaattatttgacagtaaatatttatttttcgtattcatgtattatattatatACGTAAAACGTGCACACAATgactaatattttaatataaaaaaaatatagatatgtTATATTAATAGTCCTCTTAATGTCCCTGTCCCACTAATATAAGCAACTACTGTTGGATGCTTCctaatttattgttattatatttataattttttaattgacaTGTATCACTGGCAAAAAGGCGatatcgctcgcccccagcatcCCCGTCGCACCACACCCAAAGTCTTCACGAGAGAGGTAAATCACGATAGTTGGAGAAGTTAGTGCGCAATGGGAAGAGGTGCACAGGGACCAGAGAATTACGCCCTGATTATCTCATGATTCGAACCCACACTCTCAAGTGGCAAGCTTCTATGCACTAACCATTTCAAATAACCCCGTGGGGCTAATTGACATGTATCACGATTAATTTTGAGGTGGACAACTCAGCCCATGAAAAATTTTCATCGGCAAGTTATTTATAGTCTTTAATAGAAGCTTCATTTGCATTCCAAATGACATTATTTGaagattatatatttttaattattttagactATTTAAAATTTAGTAGATAAAAATTAAGAAGTTAAATACTGAAAGAAGCGAAATAATTTAGGCAGCATTAGGTttagttagttttttattttcattttataagaaaaggaaaaatattgtttagttggtaatttttatatttattttaaaaaaaatattaaaaaatagagaatatttaaaaattattttataagaaaaaaaatcctttttttcAATTTCAAGTTCTGTCAGCAAAGAAATAAggcacaaaaaaaattatttttttttataaaggctTTGTTTCTAGAATCGATCAATGAAATTCATTTGGCCAGTCTAGCCCACGAAAATTTTCCTCAGACGTAGTAGTCCCAAGATGAAATTTAAACTCCTCAAATGTAATAACTAGTTGCCAAGTGAGCCCATCCCTCAGCTTACCATAACCCCAGGGCATCAATGAAATCCATAATTGATTCCCGAAAAACTTGGCAGTtttaaatgataaaaatttggtGACAAAAAATCAAGTCCATAAATGAAAAGtaatgaaaaatttaataaaaacggAATTCCAAAAAAATTGACATAACATTTTAGAGATATAACTTTAACCAAACATCAAGGAGCCCTAATTTGATTCATGTGAATGGAATGAATGAGAGATTTACAAATTTAGAGATACGTATACACAATattggattttgaaataagtttaaaaCGATATACATGCATTTGACTTTTAGAGCATAAATCATGCACAAATTAATCCCAACTTTAAACCAAACTTCCAACAACATTTTCAAGATACAGACAGAAACACAAACAGGAGAAGGGTTAACCCTCGCATGATACAGCTCTAGAGAGCATGCTAACAGGCAACCAACAGGACTTGAATACTCTAACATGACTTTTAGCTGATTATTCATTGCAGGTTCATTCAATATGCGAGTACAGAATAAGAAGTTTATCAAGCTGCAATGCTTGTATTCAGAAGCCTTGATCACAGAGGTAATCGCCAAGTCTCTCCACGACCATGTTGCATTCTCCACCGGTCATCGACTCATCATATATGCCGAAGATCAAAGCCATGTTAGTCTTTTTTATAGTGACACCGCTGCTACCctgaaaatcaatttttttatataagaAGAGAGAAGCATTCTAGATCATTAATACTAGCACAGACATGGCCGGTTCAGTAAGTAGCAATCGTCCTAAAAtatattgtaattagtttgttttTTTTCTGTCTCTGTAAATTAATAATCATGAACCAACCAAATAACAAATTATCATCCGGCATTGCTAACAATTATATACAACTAGACAAGTTCCAGAGGGTGTGTGTCTCAGTGCACAAAACAGAAGTTCAATGTAAATTGAAGATCAAGCATACAAACAGAAATCTAGTACGAAGGAATTAAAAATTGAACATAACAAATCGTAGATGCAAACAAAAAACTAACCTTCTTCCCTCGAATTACTGCACCTGGTTCGCCTTGGATAACCATAAACTTTGTTCCACCAAGGTATAATCCATTTGTCGCAAGAGATCCAGGCGCATCAAAGTCACTCATTATTGCAGTAAACTCTTCAGGTTTGATCTGTAGTATTGGAAAGATATGCACATTAACATATGATAGGTACAGAGAAAACAGAAACAGAATCAAAAACATTTTCCATATGGACTTTCATATTTTCACATTTTGGCAAGTCAAAGGGagctaataattataatttttatataattataagggcctaagcagaaataaataattaataaaggaAATTTCCTAAAAAGCTAATTATAGGTTAATTTCTCCAACATAACAATTGGGTCattatgtggcaaaaggcgattcgctcgcccccagcgcccccgccaacccgtccctaggtcaacacggaggaggtaaatcacgggtgactactagccattagtgcaaatggccaagacatgggggaggttatgctcggtcacgccgagtttcgaccccaagacctcatgtggcaacaccacatgccttaaccatcgcaccgccccgaggggacacaTATCTTCCGATTATGATTATTGCTAAACTTGTTGAAGAGATGAAATAAAACTAAGGTCTATCTTTTTGGTGTTGAATGGATcatcaaaagtaaaaaatagaCCAAAAATTTGGATACATTGAGAAAATGAAACTTCCATGGAAAAGAGGCAAATGAAGCACTTCCGTCAAAAATTTCATAGAATCAAGAATTAAGTTTTCATTTTGTACATGCTAGATCCAATCTTCAAATTTGATTTCTTCAAAACTCAGCCGCATGCCATCCCAAAAGAAAAAAGGTATAAACCATTTAGTTTACTAAAAACAGAATTCAATGCAAATCAATCTAGTATTTGAAATTGGACCTTCTATCTTGACAACTATATTCTACAACATAATCTTAGGTTGACTATCATAACCTAACCTTTCTTTGCAATAACTCCCTTTAAATGGTACAATTAAGGCCTTCCCAAGTTGATCAAGTAGATAGACAATAACAATAACATGTGAGTCTCAATTATTTGTTACAACTCATCAATTCAATTTGCCTAACTATAGAATTTAGTCAAATAaaatcaaacgaggaagaggaagataaataaagacttggttagtaacaataaagctagataaaatttatttaaatatatatgataatataataggagatagaaccTAATGGCGTAGAAGGATCTATATAGTCAacctcacctagtgggataagacttggttgttgttgttgttgaattgtaattcaaactATTCCCTTCCCTTGagttttttagtcccacattgccaaGCTAAGAACtttggaaggccttatatatggaacccttccatccttgcttagcaatgataagggggcctacacgcatgcgcgggccaagcccaaatcgaatggatttggggggttcgagccggaaatccataaaccgggcgtcacgtacgcgattatcgcgcgcaggggggggtgcaaatccccagctcgtgggcctctcgcttacgggcggcccggtctgtttttgccaGTCCGGTTTGGTTCACTCCATTGGGTTTTGTTGCCTGATTCCGGTTCAGTTCTTTTCCGCTCCGCGTGAGGAATCAAAACAGCGCGACGCACTGTTTCTGTCCGCGTGAACGAAGAGACGCGATTCTGTGAAGGAGCAAAGCGACGTACACTTTGGTGCGTGCGCTATttcgaagtgtataaatacacttcctccgtTCCTTCTAAAACCACACCGAAGCAAAGCATTTCTTctgccttctgcttcttcttctctccctttgttccgaagttctgaggcttgggttgcgatttgaggttgagtccgagtgcggtgctcgttttggagtgcacgcgagcggttgtcggatcttgggaggattttgccggagagcctttgcaccgtgggcggcaatcaattctctaaagacagtcggcacgtccgacgcttcgaccggagatacacaatttcttaaccctttgctgttattaaagtttattgcatgctcgtcgtttattagtgcaattaaatattactgttttagcataattagttctattacagttattacaattttagagaattgattgtagcatcaataaacatgatgaacgatagggtaacggggtctgatgaggctagtgccCGACCCGAAAAATtttacgggcaaaacttcagacgttggcaacaacgaatgaaattttggcttactacgctagggctattctccgttatagaaacagaccctccttcacctaatgaagaggaacctgcctgctaccttagagaggtttaagcaaagggattatctctgccatgggagaatctGTCCGCTCTCTcggacgcactatttgatgtgtactgctcaacctcttcagctaaagagctgtggaaatctttggataaaaatacAACTCAAGATTCcggtttagaaaagtatactgtggcaaaattcctgaacttcaaaatggttgaagataaattgtggttgagcagacacatgaattccaagttcaaattcatggtcttgctgaaggagatatgtcattactcgaaaaatttcaggtcttgtctatcatcgaaaaattgcctccgagttgggaaaattttggcatgactcttaaacatcggagaggtaaaatctctctgaagatttgatgattgccttaaatatcgaagaagaacatcgaagcaacataaagatgatgataaaagaatgcctatggattttattccaaaggcaaacgtagtagtctcatctgacaagaataaattcaaaaatcaaaaaatgaaaaacaagatgaaacccaaaccaaaggttcaaaagaaaaatggaaccaagTCGTGCTGGGTATGTGGACAAGTTGGACATTAtgtcaaattctgccctaagcaaaaggacaagaagaaaaaccaaagcaatacgcccaacaccaaggcacaagcaaatgttgtgactgctagtgacgacaccagcaataggtttgttaccttcaaacccgaactaaacttgatctatcaacccaatgatagttgatacaggtgctaatgtgcattgttgtgctgatcgctctgccttccttacttatcaggtaattgaaggcacttccgtgaccatggggaaccattctgcagccagggtgtttgggataggacaagttgacctgaggttcacctctggaaaagtcctgtcactgtatgaggtgcatcatgttccagcggtccgccggaatttgattagcgggtcaaagttagtccgcGCTAGTTATGAGttaaactttaaatgtaataaagttgtaatattacatttaggaacatttattggaaaaggttaccttaatgaaggtttatttaaactcaatatagaaaatgctaccttaaataaatctactgatattgattgttcatataacattgagtcttatgatctgtggcatgacagattaggacatgtcaattttaataccgtaaaaaggatgatgaatcttgacatgatccctaagcatgctataaatgataagaaaaaaagtgaaatttgtgtgcaatataaacaaacccgtaaacccttcaaatcagttgatagaaattctgatattttagaattgattcat is drawn from Zingiber officinale cultivar Zhangliang chromosome 1B, Zo_v1.1, whole genome shotgun sequence and contains these coding sequences:
- the LOC122052067 gene encoding profilin-like, translating into MSWQSYVDEHLLCEVASGARLSAAGIFGHGGDTWAVSESFPKIKPEEFTAIMSDFDAPGSLATNGLYLGGTKFMVIQGEPGAVIRGKKGSSGVTIKKTNMALIFGIYDESMTGGECNMVVERLGDYLCDQGF